The genomic window GCGACCGCGTTCTTCAGCGACTTGCCCATCTTGCCGTACTCCTGGGTCACCTCTTCGTCGCCGTGGAAGAACTTTCCGTCACGTTCCTCGACCTCTTCGGCGGGGACGTAGACGCCGCGGGCGTCGGTGTAGGCGTAGGCCTGGATGTAGCCCTGGTTGTACAGGCGGCGGTAGGGCTCCTTGCTGCTCACGTGGCCGAGGTCGTAGAGGACCTTGTGCCAGAAGCGCGAGTACAGCAGGTGCAGCACGGCGTGCTCGACGCCGCCGACGTAGAGGTCCACGCCACCGGGGTCGTCGGCGCCGTGCTTCTCCGGCTGCGGGCCGGTCCAGTAGCGCTCGTTGTCCAGGTCGACGAACTTCTCGTCGTTGGTCGGGTCCACGTAACGCAGCTGGTACCAGGAGGAGCCGGCCCACTGGGGCATGACGTTGGTGTCGCGGGTGTAGGTGCGCGGGCCGTCGCCCAGGTCGAGTTCGACATTGACCCAGTCGGTGACCTTGGCCAGCGGCGGCTGCGGCTCACTGTCGGCGTCGTTCGGGTCGTGGGCGGCCGGGGCGTAGTCGTCGACCTCGGGCAGCTCGACCGGCAGCATCTCCTCCGGCAGCGCGTGGGCGACGCCGTTGTCGTCGTAGACGATGGGGAAGGGCTCGCCCCAGTAGCGCTGGCGGGCGAACAGCCAGTCGCGCAGCTTGTACTGGATCTTCTCGGCGCCGCGCTCGTTGTCCACCAGCCACGCGATCGTGGCGGCGATGGCCTCGTCCTTGCCCAGGCCGTTGAGTCCCAGGCCGGAGTCGTTGGCGGAGTTGATGTGGGCGGCGTCGCCCAGGAAAGCCTGCTCGGAGACGTCGCCGTCGAGGACCGGGAGGATCTCGACGCCGAAGGCGGTGGCGAACTCGTAGTCGCGCTCGTCGTGGGCGGGCACGGCCATCAGCGCGCCGGTACCGTAACCGGCCAACACGTAGTCGGCGGCGAAGATCGGGATCTGCGCGCCGTTGACGGGATTCGTGGCGTAGGTGCCCAAAAAGACGCCGGTCTTGTCCTTGTTCTCCTGGCGTTCCACGTCGGACTTGGCGGCGATGTCGCGGCGGTAGGCGGCCAGCGCCTCCTGCGGGGAGGCGGCGCCGTAGGTCCAGCGCTGATCGACGTCCGCGGCGTAGGGCTCATCGGAGACCAGTTCCGCGGCGAGCTCCGCCTCGGGCGCGATCGCCATGTAGGTGGCGCCGAACAAGGTGTCGGCGCGGGTGGTGAACACGCGGATGGTGGTCTCCCCGGCGGTGAAATCCACCTCGGCGCCGCGGGATCGCCCGATCCAGTTGCGCTGCATGCTCTTGACCTTCTCCGGCCAGTCGAGCAGCTCGAGGTCGTCGAGCAGCCGGTCCGAGTAGGCGGTGATGCGCATCATCCACTGGCTCAGGCGCTTGCGGAAGACCGGGAAGTTTCCGCGCTCGGAACGGCCGTCGGCGGTGAC from Corynebacterium maris DSM 45190 includes these protein-coding regions:
- the leuS gene encoding leucine--tRNA ligase, producing the protein MTTPSETPAHRYNAAKANEIETTWQRYWNDKDTFNAPNPVGDLAPADGQQLPEDKLFVQDMFPYPSGAGLHVGHPLGYIATDVFARYHRMLGKNVLHTLGYDAFGLPAEQYAIQTGTHPRTTTMNNIENMRRQLGSLGLGHDRRRSVATTDPEFYKWTQWIFLQIYNSWFDEDQQKARPIAELIADLESGARTTKDGRVYADLDDVAKQEAVDEFRLVYRSNSMVNWCPGLGTVLANEEVTADGRSERGNFPVFRKRLSQWMMRITAYSDRLLDDLELLDWPEKVKSMQRNWIGRSRGAEVDFTAGETTIRVFTTRADTLFGATYMAIAPEAELAAELVSDEPYAADVDQRWTYGAASPQEALAAYRRDIAAKSDVERQENKDKTGVFLGTYATNPVNGAQIPIFAADYVLAGYGTGALMAVPAHDERDYEFATAFGVEILPVLDGDVSEQAFLGDAAHINSANDSGLGLNGLGKDEAIAATIAWLVDNERGAEKIQYKLRDWLFARQRYWGEPFPIVYDDNGVAHALPEEMLPVELPEVDDYAPAAHDPNDADSEPQPPLAKVTDWVNVELDLGDGPRTYTRDTNVMPQWAGSSWYQLRYVDPTNDEKFVDLDNERYWTGPQPEKHGADDPGGVDLYVGGVEHAVLHLLYSRFWHKVLYDLGHVSSKEPYRRLYNQGYIQAYAYTDARGVYVPAEEVEERDGKFFHGDEEVTQEYGKMGKSLKNAVAPDDIVRDFGADTLRVYEMSMGPLDTSRPWATKDVVGAHRFLQRLWRLVVDEDTGEVYTVDAELTDEDNKQLHRTIAGVRDDYANLRDNTVVAKLIEYVNYLTKTYPNDVPLAAVEPLVVMVSPLAPHIAEELWSKLGHDETITFTAFPTFDEAWLVDDEIELPVQVNGKVKARIMVPADAGQDDVVAVALADEKVAALVEGKNLVKQIVVPGRMVNLVVK